A portion of the bacterium genome contains these proteins:
- a CDS encoding lytic transglycosylase domain-containing protein: MGETIGASFGTSALDVREFPRRPRRIARAAAALLLLLTFAVPSGAAFAEQPSEQPSSEPPYIGDLIDDGIGRYQAGAPTHALEIFLQAAQTDPDASLPWIWAGIAATAAGKMQDADRYFKHGLADQHSAFQDRIIRGWLARLTVFAAAPQPAKPGTPQAIAALARATNPRLTPVQAEWLGERLVTAAKQHHVDPWLVAAVIYVESKFNQASVSSRGAMGLGQLMPHTARAAGVNPHDAWGNLLGTSMTLSACIREFGDWRLALAAYNAGPTAVYRYRGVPPFAETRWYVTAVLAVYKHIRPE, translated from the coding sequence GTGGGGGAGACAATCGGCGCGTCCTTCGGTACCAGCGCCCTTGACGTGCGCGAATTTCCGCGCCGCCCCCGACGTATCGCCCGCGCCGCCGCCGCTCTGCTGCTCCTCCTCACGTTCGCCGTCCCGTCGGGCGCGGCCTTCGCCGAGCAGCCCAGCGAACAACCGTCGTCGGAGCCGCCCTACATCGGCGACCTGATCGACGACGGCATCGGCCGCTATCAGGCCGGCGCGCCTACGCACGCGCTCGAGATCTTCCTCCAGGCGGCGCAGACGGATCCGGACGCTTCGCTGCCGTGGATCTGGGCGGGCATCGCGGCGACCGCGGCCGGCAAGATGCAGGACGCAGACCGGTACTTCAAGCACGGCCTCGCGGACCAGCACAGCGCGTTCCAGGATCGGATCATCCGCGGCTGGCTGGCGCGGCTCACGGTCTTTGCCGCCGCTCCGCAGCCGGCAAAGCCGGGCACGCCGCAGGCGATCGCCGCCCTCGCGAGGGCCACCAACCCTCGGCTGACGCCGGTCCAGGCCGAATGGCTCGGCGAGCGCCTCGTCACCGCCGCAAAGCAGCATCACGTCGACCCGTGGCTCGTCGCGGCCGTGATCTACGTGGAAAGCAAGTTCAACCAGGCCTCCGTAAGCAGCCGCGGCGCGATGGGACTCGGGCAGCTGATGCCGCACACCGCGCGCGCGGCGGGCGTGAACCCGCACGACGCGTGGGGCAATCTGCTCGGAACGTCGATGACGCTCAGTGCCTGCATCCGTGAGTTCGGCGACTGGCGTCTCGCGCTCGCGGCGTACAACGCGGGCCCGACCGCCGTCTACCGCTACCGCGGCGTCCCCCCGTTCGCGGAGACACGGTGGTACGTCACCGCCGTCCTCGCGGTCTACAAGCACATCCGGCCCGAATAA